One region of bacterium genomic DNA includes:
- the rfbH gene encoding lipopolysaccharide biosynthesis protein RfbH: MKTEKQIRKEIFEKVTELYKLREKQEKFVPGETKINYGGRVYDEKEMVSLVDASLDFWLTAGRYAKQFEEKLAGFLGIKYCLLTNSGSSANLLAISSLTSPKLGEKRLKPGDEVITTACGFPTTISPIIQNNLIPVFIDVDLETYNIQVYKIEEAITEKTKAIFIAHTLGNPAELDKIMKIVKEHNLWFIEDNSDSLGSKYKGKYTGSFGHISTCSFYPAHHISTGEGGAVLTNDLSLKKIIASFKDWGRDCWCEPGKNNTCGKRFSQQFGTLPYGYDHKYVYSHIGYNLKMTDLQAAIGCAQMDKLEKFTQKRKENFKRIYEGLKPYEKHLILPQVTPKGDPSWFCFPITVRENSKFTRDELTNFLESNLIETRNLFGGNLLRQPAFMDIKHRVIGDLKNTDIIMNSTFFIGVYPGLTEDEINFVIEKFKEFFKNK, translated from the coding sequence ATGAAAACAGAAAAGCAAATTAGAAAAGAAATTTTTGAGAAGGTTACGGAACTTTATAAATTAAGAGAAAAACAGGAGAAATTTGTTCCCGGAGAAACAAAAATTAACTACGGAGGGAGAGTTTATGACGAAAAAGAGATGGTAAGTTTGGTTGATGCCTCGCTTGATTTTTGGCTCACTGCTGGAAGATACGCAAAGCAATTTGAGGAGAAACTTGCTGGATTTTTAGGTATAAAATATTGTTTATTAACAAATTCAGGCTCATCAGCTAATTTACTTGCAATTTCTTCTTTAACTTCACCAAAACTTGGGGAAAAAAGATTAAAACCAGGTGATGAAGTTATCACTACTGCCTGTGGATTTCCCACTACGATAAGTCCTATTATTCAAAATAATTTAATTCCTGTATTTATTGATGTTGATTTGGAAACTTATAACATTCAAGTATATAAGATTGAGGAAGCAATAACAGAAAAGACAAAGGCAATTTTTATTGCGCATACATTAGGTAATCCCGCTGAGCTTGATAAAATTATGAAGATAGTAAAAGAACATAATTTATGGTTTATTGAGGACAACTCTGATTCTCTTGGTTCAAAATATAAAGGAAAATATACTGGCTCTTTCGGGCATATTTCTACTTGTAGTTTTTATCCTGCACACCACATTTCAACAGGAGAGGGGGGTGCTGTTCTTACTAACGACCTGTCACTAAAGAAAATAATTGCTTCTTTTAAGGATTGGGGACGGGATTGTTGGTGTGAGCCCGGCAAAAACAATACCTGCGGTAAAAGGTTTAGCCAGCAGTTTGGCACACTGCCTTATGGTTATGACCACAAATATGTCTATTCTCATATTGGATATAACCTTAAAATGACAGACCTACAAGCTGCAATAGGTTGTGCTCAAATGGACAAGTTGGAAAAATTTACCCAAAAGAGGAAAGAGAATTTCAAGAGAATTTATGAAGGTTTAAAACCTTATGAAAAGCATCTAATTCTCCCCCAAGTAACTCCTAAAGGCGACCCTTCTTGGTTCTGCTTTCCTATTACAGTTAGAGAAAACAGCAAATTTACCAGAGATGAATTAACCAATTTTCTTGAAAGCAATCTAATTGAGACTCGCAATCTATTTGGTGGAAATTTATTACGACAGCCAGCTTTCATGGACATAAAACATAGGGTTATTGGTGATTTAAAAAATACTGATATAATTATGAACAGTACTTTCTTTATTGGGGTGTATCCTGGGTTAACTGAGGATGAAATAAATTTTGTAATTGAAAAGTTTAAAGAGTTCTTTAAAAATAAATAA
- a CDS encoding glycosyltransferase family 2 protein translates to MKTTILIGCFNEKRTIAQAIQEAKQLKIDKEIIVIDNCSTDGTREILKSIDDGSIRMVFQPKNYGAGRSGRLGMRMAKGDYFYAQGADLEYKMTDVLTMIKKLEDENLDAVFGSRLLNVKNKSKLQLIKERPFWLGSIISTFLINKFYHRNFTDVIAPKLIKTDILKNLGCVSDNQALEFELVSRLCKKGYKIGEVPVYYKPRTAKEGKKVKWFDMIYAIIAMIRVKLL, encoded by the coding sequence ATGAAGACAACTATTCTAATTGGGTGTTTTAACGAAAAAAGGACTATTGCACAGGCAATTCAAGAAGCCAAGCAGTTAAAAATTGATAAAGAAATTATCGTCATTGATAATTGCAGTACTGATGGCACTAGAGAAATTCTTAAATCTATTGATGACGGTTCTATCAGGATGGTATTTCAGCCCAAAAATTATGGTGCTGGGCGTTCTGGGCGACTAGGTATGCGCATGGCTAAAGGTGATTATTTCTATGCACAGGGAGCTGATTTGGAATATAAAATGACAGATGTGTTAACAATGATAAAAAAATTAGAAGATGAAAATCTGGATGCAGTTTTTGGTTCACGCTTATTAAATGTAAAAAATAAATCTAAATTACAGTTAATAAAGGAACGTCCATTCTGGCTTGGGTCGATTATATCCACATTCTTGATTAATAAATTTTACCATAGAAATTTCACGGATGTGATTGCACCCAAGTTAATTAAAACCGATATTTTGAAAAATTTGGGTTGTGTTTCAGATAACCAGGCTTTAGAGTTTGAATTAGTAAGCAGACTTTGCAAGAAGGGTTATAAGATTGGCGAAGTTCCAGTTTATTATAAACCAAGGACAGCTAAAGAAGGCAAAAAGGTAAAGTGGTTTGATATGATTTATGCAATTATTGCAATGATAAGAGTAAAACTATTATAG
- a CDS encoding NAD-dependent epimerase/dehydratase family protein — translation MELSLRAHRDNPLASDLDHILTHTEGLWEDLRGKCLFITGGTGFFGCWLLESFAWANDNLDLNASALVLTRNYDAFQKNAPHLAANPAIQFHIGDVRNFNFPEGEFSHIIHAASTSARATFNNEAPLLMFDTIVEGTRHTLDFALQCHAKKFLLTSSGAVYGKQPFDMTHILEDYCGAPHFTDPNSALGEGKRTAEFLCALYSREYGIEAKIARCFSFVGPYLPLDIHYAIGNFIRDALKGGPIQVNGDGTPYRSYLYAADLAIWLWTILIKGKSCEPYNVGSDEAITIKELAYMVRDCFKNKPEVIIKKKPKVGVKPERYVPSVKKAKSQLGLDVKVDLMTAIKKTISFHSK, via the coding sequence ATGGAACTGTCATTGCGAGCACATCGAGATAACCCTCTCGCGAGCGATTTAGATCACATTCTAACCCATACTGAAGGCCTTTGGGAAGACCTCCGAGGGAAATGTCTATTTATTACCGGCGGCACTGGTTTTTTCGGCTGCTGGCTTTTGGAGAGTTTTGCCTGGGCGAATGATAACCTCGATCTTAATGCGTCAGCCCTTGTCCTTACAAGGAATTACGATGCGTTCCAAAAGAATGCGCCACACCTTGCTGCCAATCCGGCAATCCAATTTCATATTGGAGATGTTAGGAATTTCAATTTTCCAGAAGGGGAATTCTCACATATCATTCACGCCGCCAGCACATCGGCCCGTGCCACATTCAACAACGAAGCCCCCCTACTGATGTTCGATACCATTGTTGAGGGAACGAGACATACCCTTGATTTTGCTCTTCAGTGTCATGCCAAGAAATTTCTTCTGACCAGTTCCGGGGCTGTCTATGGTAAACAACCATTCGACATGACCCATATTTTGGAAGATTATTGTGGTGCACCCCATTTTACCGACCCAAACTCCGCCTTAGGAGAGGGTAAACGGACAGCAGAATTCCTCTGTGCGCTTTATTCAAGAGAGTATGGTATCGAAGCGAAAATTGCCCGTTGTTTTTCCTTTGTTGGCCCCTACCTTCCATTAGATATCCATTACGCCATTGGAAACTTCATCCGGGATGCATTGAAGGGCGGCCCAATCCAGGTCAACGGCGATGGAACGCCTTATCGCTCCTATCTCTACGCTGCTGATTTAGCCATCTGGTTATGGACCATTTTAATTAAAGGAAAGTCCTGCGAGCCCTATAACGTGGGTTCAGATGAAGCAATTACGATAAAGGAGCTGGCTTATATGGTACGTGATTGCTTTAAAAATAAGCCTGAAGTAATTATAAAGAAAAAACCTAAGGTTGGTGTTAAACCTGAGAGATATGTGCCAAGTGTGAAAAAAGCGAAATCTCAATTAGGATTAGATGTAAAAGTGGATTTGATGACAGCTATAAAAAAAACAATTAGTTTTCATTCAAAATGA
- a CDS encoding radical SAM protein, whose product MCNIEVIHTQNLKKKYKDAIFLISAADIKDVVEQLHVLGYSRWYDSNLLLRDFDIYKYRFSAPTDFVEYAVSTCLLCHDSYLTSDKLFLRSVDIIITERCSLKCRDCSNLMQYYKKPKDCDIKELMQTIDMFCAIIDEVNEFRVIGGEPFMNKESHLIIKRLIDEPKVHKLVIYTNGTIVPREHQIEYLKNNKVLVLIPDYGILSRKINDLTQILLQNKITFYAEKARWWTDCAEILRHYRNIEQQKEIFKNCCAKNTITLSNGRLYRCPFAANANRILAVPDFKNDYIDLFQEPIETINICEMKKKIRMFLLEKDFLEVCDYCNGRSFGALEIQPAIQIAKPLEYEQYFSR is encoded by the coding sequence ATGTGTAATATCGAAGTAATCCATACGCAAAATTTAAAGAAGAAATATAAGGATGCCATTTTTTTAATATCTGCCGCAGATATTAAAGATGTAGTTGAGCAATTACATGTTTTAGGATACTCCAGATGGTATGATAGCAATTTATTGTTGAGAGACTTCGATATCTATAAATACCGATTCAGTGCCCCAACGGACTTTGTTGAATATGCAGTTAGTACATGCCTTTTATGTCACGATAGCTATTTAACTTCTGATAAACTTTTTTTGAGAAGTGTAGATATTATTATTACTGAACGCTGTTCTTTAAAATGCAGAGATTGCTCTAATCTTATGCAGTATTACAAAAAACCCAAGGATTGCGATATTAAAGAATTAATGCAAACCATAGATATGTTTTGTGCTATTATAGATGAAGTTAACGAATTTCGAGTTATTGGCGGAGAGCCATTTATGAATAAAGAAAGTCATCTAATAATAAAGAGATTAATAGATGAACCCAAAGTTCACAAACTCGTAATCTATACAAATGGAACAATTGTCCCTAGAGAGCATCAGATTGAATATTTAAAGAATAATAAGGTACTGGTACTTATTCCTGATTATGGCATACTATCAAGAAAAATAAACGATTTAACTCAAATATTGCTACAAAATAAGATAACTTTTTATGCAGAAAAAGCTCGATGGTGGACTGATTGTGCTGAAATATTGAGGCATTATCGTAATATTGAACAACAAAAAGAAATATTTAAAAATTGTTGCGCTAAAAATACTATCACTTTATCAAATGGCAGACTATATAGATGTCCTTTTGCAGCAAATGCTAATAGGATTCTGGCAGTTCCGGATTTTAAGAATGATTATATAGATCTTTTTCAAGAGCCAATAGAAACCATAAATATTTGTGAGATGAAAAAGAAAATTAGAATGTTTCTTTTAGAAAAAGATTTCCTTGAAGTATGTGATTATTGTAATGGAAGGTCATTTGGAGCACTTGAGATACAACCTGCTATTCAAATAGCCAAACCTTTAGAATATGAGCAGTACTTTTCAAGGTAA
- a CDS encoding glycosyltransferase family 2 protein — MREVRNTREFIPDLVSVIVPVYNSEKYFRRCIESIINQSYKNIEIILINDGSTDNSDEICDAYALSDNRIRVIHTKNNGPATARNIGIENSNGSFIFY; from the coding sequence ATGAGAGAAGTTAGAAATACTCGAGAATTTATTCCAGATTTAGTAAGCGTTATAGTTCCTGTATATAATAGCGAGAAATATTTTCGCCGGTGCATCGAAAGTATCATTAATCAAAGTTATAAAAATATTGAAATAATACTGATAAATGATGGTTCAACTGACAATAGCGACGAAATATGTGATGCATATGCACTTAGTGACAACAGAATTAGAGTAATACACACAAAAAATAACGGACCAGCTACCGCAAGAAATATAGGCATAGAGAATTCAAATGGAAGTTTCATTTTTTATTGA
- a CDS encoding radical SAM protein, with amino-acid sequence MRCIENLYDLNRFIKETNVMSTQQLKLSEIKKRSLLKKEKPYVYEKVMKFDEKVKNGESIAIIRLVYDYRCNFRCKHCSETKVEKRDRFFTINDVKELSRQADEMGLAHFVITGGEPLVFPDFDDVVKAIQPEKFYITSDTNGWFLDAEKAKHLKSIGVDKIQLSLDSLSATEHDAFRRKKGSHERAIRAIDAALKAGLNIIVQTVVTKQRVRSKEFIEFVEFLNKKGVGVFVTLAKPVGEWEGNFDVLVNRDDMNYLRELEKKYNVFTHLTPAYGLNLGCIAVKRMVSITKYGDVMPCPYIYISLGNFFKEPLKDIIERGLKIKYFGNYIDTCLIAEDRKFINDYVVKKIYGKPLPVPYKEVFTAEDFIC; translated from the coding sequence ATGAGATGTATCGAAAATTTATATGATTTAAATCGATTTATTAAGGAGACAAATGTTATGTCAACTCAACAATTAAAATTAAGTGAAATAAAAAAAAGGAGCTTGCTAAAAAAAGAAAAACCGTATGTCTATGAAAAAGTCATGAAATTTGATGAAAAAGTTAAAAATGGAGAAAGTATAGCTATAATTCGACTTGTATACGATTATAGGTGTAACTTTCGTTGCAAACATTGTTCAGAAACTAAAGTCGAAAAGCGAGATAGATTTTTTACAATTAACGATGTAAAGGAGCTTTCACGACAAGCTGACGAAATGGGGCTTGCGCATTTTGTTATTACAGGCGGTGAACCATTAGTATTCCCGGATTTTGATGATGTAGTTAAAGCTATCCAGCCTGAGAAATTTTACATAACTTCGGATACTAATGGTTGGTTTTTGGATGCAGAAAAGGCAAAACATTTAAAAAGTATAGGCGTTGATAAAATTCAGTTGAGTCTTGATAGCCTTTCGGCGACTGAACATGATGCATTCAGACGTAAAAAAGGTTCGCATGAAAGAGCCATAAGAGCTATTGATGCGGCTTTGAAAGCCGGATTAAATATTATTGTTCAAACTGTAGTTACAAAGCAAAGAGTTAGGTCAAAAGAGTTCATTGAATTTGTGGAATTTTTGAATAAAAAAGGCGTTGGAGTATTTGTAACATTAGCAAAGCCGGTTGGAGAATGGGAAGGGAATTTTGATGTCCTTGTCAATAGAGACGATATGAATTATTTAAGAGAATTAGAGAAAAAGTATAATGTATTTACGCATTTAACTCCAGCGTATGGTCTTAATTTAGGCTGTATAGCAGTTAAAAGAATGGTGTCTATTACAAAGTATGGCGATGTGATGCCATGTCCATATATTTATATCTCACTGGGTAACTTTTTTAAAGAACCATTAAAAGACATTATTGAAAGAGGTTTGAAGATTAAATATTTTGGTAATTATATAGATACTTGTCTTATTGCAGAGGACAGAAAATTTATTAATGACTATGTGGTCAAAAAAATATATGGCAAACCGCTCCCGGTACCTTATAAAGAAGTATTTACAGCTGAGGATTTTATCTGTTAA
- a CDS encoding NUDIX hydrolase: MEIKKIIELLESLIKNPTEGLPEDIFLFVSRITPMVNVDLLIKNEQNHTLLTWRDDGYYPPSWHIPGGIVRYKEKLSDRINAVAASELGAKIKFKKEPLAINEVIIPSRRVRGHFICLLYECTLISSLDKNLKYEKGIPEPGQWAWHNGCPNNIIPVHEMYRKFI; encoded by the coding sequence ATGGAAATCAAGAAGATAATTGAGTTATTAGAATCTTTGATTAAAAACCCAACGGAAGGTCTGCCAGAGGATATATTCCTTTTTGTAAGCAGAATTACTCCGATGGTTAATGTGGACTTGCTGATAAAAAATGAACAGAATCATACACTTCTAACCTGGAGGGATGATGGTTATTATCCGCCCAGCTGGCATATTCCAGGCGGTATCGTAAGATATAAGGAAAAACTTTCTGATAGAATTAATGCTGTTGCTGCAAGTGAACTTGGGGCTAAAATAAAGTTCAAGAAAGAGCCATTAGCAATTAATGAAGTCATAATACCTTCAAGAAGAGTTCGTGGTCACTTCATTTGCTTATTATACGAATGTACATTAATCAGTTCACTCGATAAAAATCTCAAGTATGAAAAAGGGATTCCAGAACCAGGACAATGGGCGTGGCACAACGGATGTCCAAACAACATAATCCCCGTTCATGAGATGTATCGAAAATTTATATGA
- a CDS encoding radical SAM protein — protein MKEQHILFVNMPIFSLPDLIKGTANRVIRCFPFGILYLSAVLKKQKHQGHIACVDYLVQDSAKFATNLDELITSEAINAISPYVPDILAFSFSFSSQHDFFCRCLPLLKKIWPGATVIVGGMYASNAVEYLLENRDVDYVVAGEGEESFPLLLSSLLHQEENHDIKGVHSRDAIRYDITGKPEIATPVKNLNDLPFPDWSILKMSCYVGQDADGAQVFEDEIGVDRGQYQHAFLLTSRGCPFNCTFCAAHTVHGRKMRQRDVQNVVEEMRQLNKSYGANYFHIYDDLALPTTKRALELLEGMNNSGIEHLKVSFSQTLSINCTNEDIIDALIDYIDISIISFAVETANPETQKRIKKNLNLDKAECLIRYAQSKGLIVIINIILGFPEETREQMLQSISYVKKHLKPNWTKFLIAAPIIGSEMYDQFIEAGCITNSPEAWNKTLFNYRDFDSPWITADELNELCYRANLECNFADNYDLQRGDYNKARLLFRSVIKLYPFHIFAWDGIRRAERLLGNEKEAQSAEQKIRALVLNDSRSRELLEKYRDLFPEVVEICRASLKDQRSWWNREAGKINHGNQEDN, from the coding sequence ATGAAAGAACAGCACATCCTTTTTGTTAATATGCCGATTTTCTCACTCCCGGATCTTATAAAAGGGACGGCAAATCGTGTCATTAGATGTTTTCCTTTTGGGATTTTATATCTTTCAGCAGTTCTTAAAAAACAAAAGCACCAAGGGCATATCGCCTGTGTGGATTATCTCGTGCAGGATTCAGCGAAGTTTGCGACAAATTTAGATGAATTGATTACGTCTGAAGCTATCAATGCTATATCCCCATATGTTCCAGATATTTTAGCTTTTTCTTTTTCATTTTCATCACAGCATGACTTCTTTTGCCGTTGCCTACCTCTATTAAAAAAAATCTGGCCGGGTGCTACAGTGATTGTTGGCGGAATGTATGCCTCCAACGCTGTTGAGTATCTACTTGAAAATCGTGATGTTGATTATGTTGTGGCAGGTGAAGGCGAAGAAAGTTTTCCACTTCTTCTTTCTTCATTGTTACACCAAGAAGAAAATCATGATATTAAGGGTGTTCATTCGCGTGATGCAATTCGGTATGATATAACAGGTAAACCTGAAATAGCCACTCCAGTAAAGAATTTAAACGACCTGCCGTTTCCCGATTGGAGCATACTAAAAATGAGTTGTTATGTTGGGCAAGATGCTGATGGAGCACAGGTTTTTGAGGATGAGATAGGCGTGGATAGGGGGCAATATCAGCATGCATTCCTACTTACATCAAGAGGCTGCCCATTTAACTGTACGTTTTGTGCAGCTCATACTGTACATGGTCGAAAAATGCGTCAAAGAGATGTACAAAACGTAGTTGAAGAAATGCGACAATTAAATAAGTCTTACGGAGCAAATTACTTTCATATATATGATGATTTGGCACTCCCGACAACCAAAAGGGCTTTGGAATTATTAGAAGGGATGAATAATTCTGGCATAGAACATTTAAAAGTATCCTTTTCTCAAACATTATCGATCAATTGTACCAACGAAGACATCATCGATGCTCTTATTGATTACATTGACATTTCCATTATTTCTTTTGCAGTCGAAACTGCCAATCCAGAGACTCAAAAGCGAATAAAGAAAAATCTCAACCTTGATAAGGCAGAATGCCTAATACGTTATGCTCAATCTAAAGGACTTATAGTCATAATTAATATAATTTTGGGATTTCCAGAAGAGACAAGAGAACAGATGTTGCAATCAATTTCTTATGTCAAGAAACACCTTAAGCCTAATTGGACAAAGTTTTTAATTGCAGCACCTATTATTGGCTCAGAGATGTACGACCAGTTTATTGAGGCAGGTTGTATCACCAATTCCCCTGAAGCGTGGAATAAAACATTGTTTAATTATAGAGATTTTGATTCACCTTGGATTACTGCTGACGAATTGAATGAATTGTGCTACAGAGCTAATTTAGAATGTAATTTTGCTGATAATTATGATCTTCAACGTGGTGACTATAACAAAGCTCGGCTTTTATTTAGAAGTGTAATTAAACTTTATCCTTTTCATATTTTTGCTTGGGATGGAATCCGTCGTGCAGAACGGCTCCTTGGAAACGAGAAAGAGGCTCAATCTGCCGAACAAAAGATAAGAGCGCTTGTTCTAAATGACTCTCGATCCCGGGAACTTTTAGAAAAATACAGAGATTTATTTCCTGAAGTTGTTGAAATATGTAGAGCTTCCTTAAAAGACCAGAGAAGTTGGTGGAACAGGGAGGCTGGAAAGATTAACCATGGAAATCAAGAAGATAATTGA
- a CDS encoding cobalamin-dependent protein (Presence of a B(12) (cobalamin)-binding domain implies dependence on cobalamin itself, in one of its several forms, or in some unusual lineages, dependence on a cobalamin-like analog.), translating into MEENNVHVVATGGLSPQYHLVKNVIESAKRVNRNIVAVVGGGIISADPETAMESLECVDFGVIGEGEVTMCELARALENGGDFSKVDGLIFKDCSCFKKTNPRKDIESIGTISWLDYEGFDIEKYLEIPLAHFAGINKNRMICMLGSRSCPYHCTFCCHTLGKNIACDHLMIFFCRT; encoded by the coding sequence ATGGAAGAGAATAATGTCCATGTGGTTGCGACTGGGGGGCTTTCGCCTCAGTATCATCTTGTCAAAAACGTCATTGAATCAGCCAAACGAGTCAATAGGAATATCGTGGCCGTCGTTGGCGGTGGAATTATTTCTGCCGACCCAGAAACGGCCATGGAATCGTTGGAGTGTGTTGATTTTGGTGTGATCGGTGAGGGTGAGGTGACAATGTGTGAGCTTGCACGCGCCCTGGAAAATGGTGGGGATTTTTCGAAGGTTGATGGACTCATCTTCAAAGATTGTTCCTGTTTCAAAAAGACGAATCCGCGCAAGGACATCGAGAGCATTGGTACGATCTCCTGGCTGGACTATGAGGGATTTGATATTGAAAAGTATCTTGAGATTCCACTGGCACATTTCGCTGGAATAAACAAAAATCGAATGATCTGTATGTTGGGAAGTCGATCTTGCCCGTACCACTGCACCTTTTGCTGTCATACGCTTGGCAAAAATATCGCCTGCGACCACTTGATGATTTTTTTTTGCCGAACTTGA
- a CDS encoding methyltransferase domain-containing protein — protein sequence MPINKCRVCNHEFFEEPLLRYENMPKSAQFLPDAESLESDKGVDLKVWQCSGCGLVQLSNDPVPYYKEVIRAAAFSEEMKEFRRKQFGSFIQKYSLKRKKVIEIGCGCGEFLSIMQEFGIEAYGLEYSEKSVMQCVKNGLKVSTGFIQSSADRLNYAPFDAFFMLSFLEHLPAPNSTLRGIYNNLTDDAIGLVEVPNFDMILRNKLFSEFIGDHLFYFTKETLNTTLRLNGFEIIDCNEVWYEYIISAVVKKRGKIDISNFYKHQAQLKNEIEEYIRRFKDKKVAIWGAGHQALAVISLINLTDKIKYVVDSAPFKQGKYTPATHIPIVAPDILDSDPVDAVIVMAASYSDEVARIIRQKFDKNINISILRDYGLEIR from the coding sequence ATGCCAATAAACAAATGCAGAGTCTGCAACCATGAATTTTTTGAAGAACCATTGCTACGATATGAGAATATGCCAAAATCTGCTCAATTTTTGCCAGACGCAGAGTCGCTCGAAAGCGATAAAGGAGTTGACCTAAAAGTCTGGCAGTGTTCAGGTTGTGGATTGGTACAGCTAAGCAATGACCCTGTCCCTTATTATAAGGAGGTTATACGCGCCGCTGCTTTTTCAGAGGAAATGAAAGAATTTCGAAGAAAGCAATTCGGTAGCTTCATACAAAAATATTCCCTCAAAAGAAAGAAAGTTATTGAGATTGGCTGTGGCTGTGGAGAGTTCCTGTCCATTATGCAGGAATTTGGTATAGAGGCTTATGGATTGGAGTATTCAGAAAAATCGGTAATGCAGTGTGTCAAAAATGGTCTAAAGGTTTCAACAGGATTTATCCAAAGCAGTGCTGATAGATTAAACTATGCCCCATTTGATGCCTTTTTTATGTTGAGTTTTCTTGAACACCTACCTGCCCCAAATTCAACTCTTAGAGGAATATATAACAATTTGACAGATGACGCTATAGGACTTGTCGAGGTGCCAAATTTTGATATGATTTTGCGAAACAAACTTTTTTCTGAATTTATAGGTGACCATCTATTTTATTTTACCAAGGAAACTTTAAATACAACATTAAGGCTAAATGGTTTTGAAATTATTGACTGTAATGAAGTGTGGTACGAATACATAATTTCTGCTGTTGTAAAGAAAAGGGGGAAGATAGACATTTCTAATTTTTATAAACATCAGGCGCAACTTAAAAATGAAATAGAAGAATATATTCGTCGTTTTAAGGATAAAAAGGTAGCAATATGGGGTGCCGGGCATCAGGCACTTGCAGTTATTTCTTTAATAAATTTAACCGACAAAATCAAGTATGTCGTTGACTCTGCACCATTTAAACAGGGTAAATATACACCAGCTACCCATATTCCTATAGTTGCTCCTGATATACTTGACTCAGACCCGGTAGATGCTGTTATTGTTATGGCGGCTAGTTACTCCGATGAAGTAGCAAGAATTATACGACAGAAGTTCGATAAAAATATAAATATTTCTATACTAAGAGACTATGGATTGGAAATACGTTAA